The following coding sequences are from one Primulina eburnea isolate SZY01 chromosome 15, ASM2296580v1, whole genome shotgun sequence window:
- the LOC140814613 gene encoding uncharacterized protein isoform X2, which translates to MLAMGTGKFHFTVNIYIQLATMMIMVMKRSSIVISCGSCTSAVGDPGMLRDELRVAFEGWNFCNEVGREALGIGSPRAADCFDLSNNIVIHKVREADNRLGVGNPFPGLSPKALNDPDLYAVEKEVYLGSLCEVPDKPKPWQFWMIMLKNGNYDTTSGLCPENGKKASPFKPGRFPCFGNGCMNQPTLYHQPTTLDKSSGTLRGGFNGTYDQLNPSISDGSPVSYFEVFWEKSMGNGSWIFSHKLRTSKKYPWLMLYLRADATKGYSGGYHYDTRGMLKTLPESPNFRVKFSLDIKQGGGPKSQFYLVDLGSCWKNNGAPCDGDVLTDVTRYTEMIINPETPAWCSPSNLGNCPPYHITPNDTKIFRNDTANFPYGAYHYYCVPGNARHLEKPYSNCDPYSNPQAQELVQLLPHPIWAEYGYPTEQGDGWVGSRMTDWDLDAGGLSGRLYFYQDPGTTPARRIWTSIDVGTEIFVSNHEEVAEWTLSEFDVILT; encoded by the exons AT GTTAGCCATGGGAACAGGGAAATTTCATTTCACTGTGAACATCTACATCCAATTGGCGACTATGATGATTATGGTGATGAAAAGAAGTTCGATAGTCATATCTTGTGGCTCCTGTACCTCGGCAGTAGGGGACCCTGGAATGCTCAGAGATGAGCTGAGAGTAGCTTTTGAAGGCTGGAACTTTTGTAACGAAGTTGGTCGAGAAGCCTTAGGCATTGGCAGCCCGAGAGCTGCCGATTGCTTCGATCTTTCAA ATAATATCGTTATCCACAAAGTGAGAGAGGCTGACAACAGGCTTGGTGTGGGGAATCCATTCCCAGGACTAAGTCCGAAGGCTTTAAACGACCCAGACCTGTACGCTGTGGAGAAGGAGGTCTATCTCGGTTCATTATGCGAAGTTCCAGACAAACCAAAACCATGGCAATTTTGGATGATAATGTTGAAAAATGGGAATTATGACACAACGTCCGGCCTTTGTCCGGAGAATGGAAAAAAAGCATCACCTTTCAAACCTGGAAGGTTCCCATGCTTTGGAAATGGATGTATGAATCAACCCACTTTGTATCATCAGCCCACAACTTTGGATAAATCATCTGGAACTCTAAGAGGAGGCTTCAATGGTACCTATGATCAGTTGAATCCTAGCATTAGTGATGGTAGTCCAGTGTCTTACTTTGAGGTATTTTGGGAGAAAAGTATGGGAAATGGGAGTTGGATTTTTAGTCATAAACTGAGGACCTCAAAAAAGTATCCATGGCTTATGTTGTACCTTAGAGCTGATGCGACCAAGGGGTATTCCGGAGGTTACCATTATGACACCAGAGGAATGCTCAAAACC CTTCCAGAGTCTCCTAATTTTAGGGTAAAATTCAGCTTGGATATCAAACAAGGAGGAGGGCCAAAGAGCCAGTTCTACTTGGTTGACCTTGGGAGCTGCTGGAAAAACAATGGTGCCCCCTGTGATGGAGATGTGCTGACTGACGTAACTAGATACACTGAAATGATTATTAACCCGGAAACCCCTGCTTGGTGTAGCCCCTCAAATTTGGGTAACTGCCCCCCATACCATATCACACCCAATGACACAAAAATATTTCGAAATGACACCGCTAACTTCCCTTATGGAGCATATCATTATTACTGTGTGCCTGGCAATGCTCGGCATTTGGAGAAGCCATATAGCAATTGTGATCCCTATAGCAATCCACAGGCCCAAGAGTTGGTGCAGTTGCTGCCTCATCCCATCTGGGCAGAGTATGGCTACCCCACCGAGCAAGGAGATGGTTGGGTTGGTAGCAGGATGACTGATTGGGACCTTGACGCCGGTGGCCTATCTGGTAGACTTTACTTCTATCAG GATCCTGGTACTACACCAGCGAGAAGAATTTGGACTTCTATTGATGTGGGGACTGAAATATTTGTTAGCAATCATGAAGAAGTGGCTGAGTGGACTCTTAGTGAGTTTGATGTCATTTTGACTTGA
- the LOC140814613 gene encoding uncharacterized protein isoform X1, whose product MGTGKFHFTVNIYIQLATMMIMVMKRSSIVISCGSCTSAVGDPGMLRDELRVAFEGWNFCNEVGREALGIGSPRAADCFDLSNNIVIHKVREADNRLGVGNPFPGLSPKALNDPDLYAVEKEVYLGSLCEVPDKPKPWQFWMIMLKNGNYDTTSGLCPENGKKASPFKPGRFPCFGNGCMNQPTLYHQPTTLDKSSGTLRGGFNGTYDQLNPSISDGSPVSYFEVFWEKSMGNGSWIFSHKLRTSKKYPWLMLYLRADATKGYSGGYHYDTRGMLKTLPESPNFRVKFSLDIKQGGGPKSQFYLVDLGSCWKNNGAPCDGDVLTDVTRYTEMIINPETPAWCSPSNLGNCPPYHITPNDTKIFRNDTANFPYGAYHYYCVPGNARHLEKPYSNCDPYSNPQAQELVQLLPHPIWAEYGYPTEQGDGWVGSRMTDWDLDAGGLSGRLYFYQDPGTTPARRIWTSIDVGTEIFVSNHEEVAEWTLSEFDVILT is encoded by the exons ATGGGAACAGGGAAATTTCATTTCACTGTGAACATCTACATCCAATTGGCGACTATGATGATTATGGTGATGAAAAGAAGTTCGATAGTCATATCTTGTGGCTCCTGTACCTCGGCAGTAGGGGACCCTGGAATGCTCAGAGATGAGCTGAGAGTAGCTTTTGAAGGCTGGAACTTTTGTAACGAAGTTGGTCGAGAAGCCTTAGGCATTGGCAGCCCGAGAGCTGCCGATTGCTTCGATCTTTCAA ATAATATCGTTATCCACAAAGTGAGAGAGGCTGACAACAGGCTTGGTGTGGGGAATCCATTCCCAGGACTAAGTCCGAAGGCTTTAAACGACCCAGACCTGTACGCTGTGGAGAAGGAGGTCTATCTCGGTTCATTATGCGAAGTTCCAGACAAACCAAAACCATGGCAATTTTGGATGATAATGTTGAAAAATGGGAATTATGACACAACGTCCGGCCTTTGTCCGGAGAATGGAAAAAAAGCATCACCTTTCAAACCTGGAAGGTTCCCATGCTTTGGAAATGGATGTATGAATCAACCCACTTTGTATCATCAGCCCACAACTTTGGATAAATCATCTGGAACTCTAAGAGGAGGCTTCAATGGTACCTATGATCAGTTGAATCCTAGCATTAGTGATGGTAGTCCAGTGTCTTACTTTGAGGTATTTTGGGAGAAAAGTATGGGAAATGGGAGTTGGATTTTTAGTCATAAACTGAGGACCTCAAAAAAGTATCCATGGCTTATGTTGTACCTTAGAGCTGATGCGACCAAGGGGTATTCCGGAGGTTACCATTATGACACCAGAGGAATGCTCAAAACC CTTCCAGAGTCTCCTAATTTTAGGGTAAAATTCAGCTTGGATATCAAACAAGGAGGAGGGCCAAAGAGCCAGTTCTACTTGGTTGACCTTGGGAGCTGCTGGAAAAACAATGGTGCCCCCTGTGATGGAGATGTGCTGACTGACGTAACTAGATACACTGAAATGATTATTAACCCGGAAACCCCTGCTTGGTGTAGCCCCTCAAATTTGGGTAACTGCCCCCCATACCATATCACACCCAATGACACAAAAATATTTCGAAATGACACCGCTAACTTCCCTTATGGAGCATATCATTATTACTGTGTGCCTGGCAATGCTCGGCATTTGGAGAAGCCATATAGCAATTGTGATCCCTATAGCAATCCACAGGCCCAAGAGTTGGTGCAGTTGCTGCCTCATCCCATCTGGGCAGAGTATGGCTACCCCACCGAGCAAGGAGATGGTTGGGTTGGTAGCAGGATGACTGATTGGGACCTTGACGCCGGTGGCCTATCTGGTAGACTTTACTTCTATCAG GATCCTGGTACTACACCAGCGAGAAGAATTTGGACTTCTATTGATGTGGGGACTGAAATATTTGTTAGCAATCATGAAGAAGTGGCTGAGTGGACTCTTAGTGAGTTTGATGTCATTTTGACTTGA